A single Perca flavescens isolate YP-PL-M2 chromosome 2, PFLA_1.0, whole genome shotgun sequence DNA region contains:
- the mchr1a gene encoding melanin-concentrating hormone receptor 1 has translation MDFLNDSIFFLGDTNSTTTTTDGALHCSAILPVIFGIICFLGIMGNCIVIYTIMKKTKCCAKQTVPDIFILNLSIVDLLFLLGMPFLIHQLLGNGTWHFGAEMCRVITALDSNSQIVSTYILTAMTLDRYLATVHPIRFNYIRTPCVAALVIGLVWGLSLLTIIPVWMYAGLMPLPDGLVACALLLPDAVTDIYWFTLYQFFLAFAIPLAIICLVFFKILQHMSASVAPLPPWSLRVRTRKVTRMAVAICLAFFICWAPYYILQLIHLGVQKPSIAFSYAYNIAISMGYANSCINPFLYITLSETFKRQFLRAVRPVNRKFRVNPSTTERGSVSVRMVPEGAQQEPASREMIPSNMAPQ, from the exons ATGGATTTTTTAAACGATAGTATTTTTTTCCTCGGAGACACtaattcaacaacaacaacaacag ATGGGGCTCTTCACTGCAGTGCCATTCTCCCCGTCATCTTTGGCATCATCTGCTTTCTGGGTATCATGGGGAACTGTATTGTCATCTACACCATAATGAAAAAGACCAAGTGCTGTGCCAAGCAAACTGTTCCAGACATATTTATCTTAAATTTGTCAATTGTTGATCTCCTGTTCCTCCTTGGTATGCCATTCCTCATCCACCAGCTGCTGGGCAACGGCACCTGGCACTTTGGAGCCGAAATGTGTAGAGTCATCACTGCGCTTGACTCCAATAGCCAGATTGTCAGTACTTACATCCTCACTGCAATGACCCTCGACCGTTACTTGGCTACGGTCCATCCCATCCGCTTCAACTACATCCGCACACCTTGTGTGGCAGCGCTGGTCATTGGCCTGGTGTGGGGTCTGTCCTTACTCACCATCATCCCCGTGTGGATGTATGCAGGCCTGATGCCTCTACCTGATGGCCTGGTGGCCTGTGCTCTCCTTCTGCCTGACGCAGTCACTGACATATACTGGTTTACGCTTTACCAGTTCTTCTTGGCCTTTGCTATACCTTTGGCCATCATCTGCCTGGTGTTTTTCAAGATCCTCCAGCACATGTCCGCCAGCGTTGCACCACTGCCTCCGTGGAGTTTGAGGGTGCGCACCAGAAAGGTGACCCGGATGGCAGTGGCTATCTGCCTGGCTTTTTTCATCTGTTGGGCCCCTTACTACATCCTTCAGCTGATCCATCTAGGGGTGCAGAAGCCAAGCATAGCTTTCTCCTATGCCTACAACATAGCCATTAGCATGGGATATGCTAACAGTTGCATCAACCCATTCCTCTACATTACCCTTAGTGAGACCTTCAAGAGGCAGTTTCTCAGGGCTGTACGCCCAGTTAACAGAAAGTTCCGTGTGAACCCGAGCACCACAGAGCGTGgcagtgtgagtgtgagaatGGTACCTGAAGGGGCTCAGCAGGAGCCAGCCTCTCGGGAGATGATACCATCCAACATGGCCCCACAATAA